One window from the genome of Oryctolagus cuniculus chromosome 1, mOryCun1.1, whole genome shotgun sequence encodes:
- the LRP4 gene encoding low-density lipoprotein receptor-related protein 4 isoform X1, producing MWLNVCEEREAREDGRLPRLASSPECACGRSHFTCAVSALGECTCIPAQWQCDGDNDCGDHSDEDGCMLPTCSPLDFHCDNGKCIRRSWVCDGDNDCEDDSDEQDCPPRECEEDEFPCQNGYCIRSLWHCDGDNDCGDNSDEQCDMRKCSDKEFRCSDGSCIAEHWYCDGDTDCKDGSDEENCPSAVPAPPCNLEEFQCAYGRCILDIYHCDGDDDCGDWSDESDCSSHQPCRSGEFMCDSGLCLNMGWRCDGDADCDDQSDERNCTTSVCTAEQFRCRSGRCIRLSWRCDGEVDCADNSDEENCENTGSPQCASDQFLCWNGRCIGQRKLCNGVNDCGDNSDESPQQSCRPRTGEESCTVNNGGCAQKCQMVRGTVQCTCHTGYRLMEDGRTCHDVNECAEEGYCSQGCTNSEGAFQCWCEAGYELRPDRRSCKALGPEPVLLFANRIDIRQVLPHRSEYTLLLNNLENAIALDFHHRRELVFWSDVTLDRILRANLNGSNVEEVVSTGLESPGGLAVDWVHDKLYWTDSGTSRIEVANLDGAHRKVLLWQNLEKPRAIALHPMEGTIYWTDWGNTPRIEASSMDGSGRRIIADTHLFWPNGLTIDYAGRRMYWVDAKHHVIERANLDGSHRKAVISQGLPHPFAITVFEDSLYWTDWHTKSINSANKFTGKNQEIIRNKLHFPMDIHTLHPQRQPAGKNRCGENNGGCTHLCLPSGQNYTCACPTGFRKISSHACAQSLDKFLLFARRMDIRRISFDTEDLSDDVIPLADVRSAVALDWDSRDDHVYWTDVSTDTISRAKWDGTGQEVVVDTSLESPAGLAIDWVTNKLYWTDAGTDRIEVANTDGSMRTVLIWENLDRPRDIVVEPMGGYMYWTDWGASPKIERAGMDASGRQVIISSNLTWPNGLAIDYGSQRLYWADAGMKTIEFAGLDGSKRKVLIGSQLPHPFGLTLYGERIYWTDWQTKSIQSADRLTGLDRETLQENLENLMDIHVFHRRRPPVSTPCAVENGGCSHLCLRSPNPNGFSCTCPTGINLLPDGKTCSPGMNSFLIFARRIDIRMVSLDIPYFADVVVPINMTMKNTIAIGVDPQEGKVYWSDSTLHRISRASLDGSQHEDIITTGLQTTDGLAVDAIGRKVYWTDTGTNRIEVGNLDGSMRKVLVWQNLDSPRAIVLYHEMGFMYWTDWGENAKLERSGMDGSDRTVLINNNLGWPNGLTVDKTSSQLLWADAHTERIEAADLNGANRHTLVSPVQHPYGLTLLDSYIYWTDWQTRSIHRADKGTGSNVILVRSNLPGLMDIQAVDRAQPLGFNKCGSRNGGCSHLCLPRPSGFSCACPTGIQLKGDGKSCDPSPETYLLFSSRGSIRRISLDTSDHTDVHVPVPELNNVISLDYDSVDGKVYYTDVFLDVIRRADLNGSNMETVIGRGLKTTDGLAVDWVARNLYWTDTGRNTIEASRLDGSCRKVLINNSLDEPRAIAVFPRKGYLFWTDWGHIAKIERAHLDGSERKVLINTDLGWPNGLTLDYDTRRIYWVDAHLDRIESADLNGKLRQVLVSHVSHPFALTQQDRWIYWTDWQTKSIQRVDKYSGRSKETVLANVEGLMDIIVVSPQRQTGTNACGVNNGGCTHLCFARASDFVCACPDEPDGRPCSLVPGLVPPAPRATSFSEKSPVLPNTTPSILHSSTARTRTSLEEAEGRCSERDAQLGLCAHSNEAIPAVPGEGLHISYAIGGLLSILLILVVIAALMLYRHKKSKFTDPGMGNLTYSNPSYRTSTQEVKIEAVPKPAMYNQLCYKKEGGPDHNYTKEKIKIVEGICLLSGDDAEWDDLKQLRSSRGGLLRDHVCMKTDTVSIQASSGSLDDTETEQLLQEEQSECSSVHTAATPERRGSLPDTGWKHERKLSSESQV from the exons gcctggccagcagcCCTGAATGTGCTTGTGGCCGGAGCCACTTCACGTGTGCCGTGAGTGCCCTTGGCGAGTGTACCTGCATCCCCGCCCAGTGGCAGTGCGACGGAGACAATGACTGTGGGGACCACAGCGATGAGGATGGATGTA TGCTGCCCACCTGCTCCCCTCTTGACTTTCACTGTGACAACGGCAAGTGCATCCGGCGCTCCTGGGTGTGCGACGGGGACAACGACTGTGAGGACGACTCGGACGAGCAGGACTGTC CCCCCCGCGAGTGTGAGGAGGACGAGTTCCCTTGCCAGAATGGCTACTGCATCCGGAGCCTGTGGCACTGCGATGGTGACAATGACTGTGGTGACAACAGCGATGAGCAGTGTG ACATGCGCAAGTGCTCCGACAAGGAGTTCCGCTGCAGCGATGGCAGCTGCATAGCTGAGCACTGGTACTGCGATGGGGACACAGACTGCAAAGATGGCTCCGACGAGGAGAACTGCC CCTCGGCAGTGCCAGCGCCCCCCTGTAACCTGGAGGAGTTCCAGTGCGCCTACGGCCGCTGTATCCTCGACATCTACCACTGTGATGGTGATGACGACTGTGGAGACTGGTCGGACGAGTCTGACTGCT cctcccaccagccctgccGCTCTGGGGAGTTCATGTGTGACAGTGGCCTGTGCCTCaacatgggctggcgctgtgatggtGACGCGGACTGCGACGACCAGTCTGATGAGCGCAACTGCA CCACCTCGGTGTGCACGGCAGAACAGTTCCGCTGTCGGTCAGGCCGCTGCATCCGCCTGTCGTGGCGCTGTGATGGGGAGGTCGACTGTGCAGACAACAGTGATGAAGAGAACTGTGAGAACACAG gAAGCCCCCAGTGTGCCTCGGACCAGTTCCTGTGTTGGAACGGGCGCTGCATTGGGCAGAGGAAGCTGTGCAACGGGGTCAATGACTGCGGTGACAACAGCGACGAAAGCCCACAGCAGAGCTGCC GGCCCCGGACTGGTGAGGAGAGCTGCACTGTTAACAACGGCGGCTGCGCCCAGAAGTGCCAGATGGTGCGGGGAACAGTGCAGTGTACCTGCCACACAGGCTACAGGCTCATGGAGGATGGGCGCACGTGCCACG ATGTGAATGAATGTGCCGAAGAGGGGTAttgcagccagggctgcaccaacaGTGAAGGggctttccagtgctggtgtgaaGCTGGCTATGAGCTACGGCCCGACCGGCGCAGCTGCAAGGCGCTGG GGCCGGAGCCTGTGCTACTGTTTGCCAATCGCATCGACATCCGGCAGGTGCTGCCGCACCGCTCCGAGTACACCCTGCTGCTCAACAACCTGGAGAATGCCATCGCCCTTGATTTCCATCACCGGCGTGAGCTCGTCTTCTGGTCGGATGTCACCCTGGACCGGATCCTCCGTGCCAACCTCAATGGCAGCAATGTGGAGGAGGTTGTGTCTACTGGGCTGGAGAGCCCAG GAGGCCTGGCTGTGGATTGGGTTCACGACAAACTCTACTGGACCGACTCGGGGACGTCACGGATCGAGGTGGCCAACCTGGATGGGGCCCACAGGAAGGTGCTGCTGTGGCAGAACCTCGAGAAGCCTCGGGCCATTGCCTTACACCCCATGGAGGG TACCATTTACTGGACAGACTGGGGCAACACGCCCCGCATTGAGGCTTCCAGCATGGACGGCTCTGGACGCCGCATCATCGCCGATACCCATCTCTTCTGGCCCAATGGCCTCACCATCGACTATGCCGGGCGCCGGATGTACTGGGTGGATGCCAAGCACCACGTCATCGAGAGGGCCAATCTGGATGGGAGTCACCGCAAGGCTGTCATCAGCCAAG GCCTCCCGCATCCCTTTGCCATCACGGTGTTTGAAGACAGCCTGTACTGGACAGACTGGCACACCAAGAGCATCAACAGTGCCAACAAATTTACTGGGAAGAACCAGGAAATCATTCGAAACAAACTCCACTTCCCCATGGACATTCACACCTTGCACCCCCAGCGCCAGCCTGCAG GGAAAAACCGCTGTGGGGAAAACAACGGAGGCTGCACTCACCTGTGTCTGCCCAGTGGCCAGAACTacacctgtgcctgccccactGGCTTCCGCAAGATCAGCAGCCACGCCTGTGCCCAGA GTCTTGACAAGTTCCTGCTTTTTGCCCGAAGGATGGACATCCGTCGGATCAGCTTTGACACAGAGGACCTGTCCGACGATGTCATCCCACTGGCTGACGTGCGCAGTGCTGTGGCCCTTGACTGGGACTCCCGGGATGACCACGTGTACTGGACAGATGTCAGCACTGACACCATCAGCAGGGCCAAGTGGGATGGAACAGGACAGGAG GTGGTAGTGGATACCAGTTTGGAGAGCCCTGCTGGCCTGGCCATTGATTGGGTCACCAACAAACTGTACTGGACAGACGCAG GTACAGACCGGATTGAAGTGGCCAACACAGATGGCAGCATGAGGACAGTACTCATCTGGGAGAACCTTGATCGTCCTAGGGACATTGTGGTGGAACCCATGGGCGG GTACATGTACTGGACTGACTGGGGTGCAAGCCCCAAGATTGAACGAGCTGGCATGGATGCCTCGGGCCGCCAGGTCATCATCTCTTCTAATCTGACTTGGCCTAATGGATTAGCCATTGACTATGGGTCTCAGCGGCTGTACTGGGCTGATGCCGGCATGAAGACCATTGAATTTGCTGGACTAGATGGCAGCAAGAGGAAG gtgctgatcggaagccagctCCCCCATCCATTTGGACTGACCCTCTATGGAGAGCGCATCTATTGGACAGACTGGCAGACCAAGAGTATACAAAGTGCTGACCGGCTGACAGGACTAGACAGGGAGACCCTGCAGGAGAACTTGGAGAACCTGATGGACATCCACGTTTTCCATCGCCGGCGGCCTCCAG TGTCTACACCGTGCGCTGTGGAGAACGGTGGCTGCAGCCACCTGTGTCTTCGGTCCCCAAATCCAAATGGCTTTAGCTGTACTTGTCCCACAGGCATCAACCTGCTTCCTGATGGCAAGACCTGTTCACCAG GCATGAACAGTTTCCTCATCTTCGCCAGGAGGATAGACATACGCATGGTCTCCCTGGACATCCCTTATTTTGCTGATGTGGTGGTACCCATCAACATGACCATGAAGAACACCATTGCCATTGGAGTGGACCCCCAGGAAG GAAAAGTGTACTGGTCTGACAGCACGCTGCACAGGATCAGCCGTGCCAGCCTGGATGGCTCACAGCACGAGGACATCATCACCACAG GGCTACAGACTACAGATGGGCTCGCGGTGGATGCCATTGGCCGGAAGGTGTATTGGACAGACACGGGAACAAACCGGATTGAAGTGGGCAACCTGGATGGGTCCATGCGGAAAGTGTTGGTGTGGCAGAACCTTGACAGTCCCCGGGCCATTGTACTATACCACGAGATGGG GTTCATGTACTGGACAGACTGGGGGGAGAATGCCAAGTTAGAGCGGTCTGGAATGGATGGCTCAGACCGCACCGTGCTCATCAACAACAACCTAGGATGGCCCAATGGACTGACAGTGGACAAGACCAGTTCCCAACTGCTGTGGGCAGACGCTCACACTGAG cgAATTGAGGCTGCTGACCTAAATGGTGCCAATCGGCACACACTGGTGTCACCAGTGCAGCACCCGTATGGCCTGACCCTGCTTGACTCCTACATCTACTGGACTGACTGGCAGACCCGTAGCATCCATCGTGCTGACAAGGGCACTGGCAGCAATGTCATCCTGGTGAGGTCCAACCTGCCAGGCCTCATGGACATCCAGGCTGTGGACCGGGCACAGCCACTGG GTTTTAACAAGTGCGGCTCGAGAAACGGCGGCTGCTCCCACCTCTGCTTGCCTCGGCCTTCGGGCTTCTCCTGCGCCTGCCCCACTGGCATCCAGCTGAAGGGAGATGGGAAGTCCTGTGACCCCTCTCCTGAGACTTACCTGCTCTTCTCCAGCCGTGGCTCCATCCGGCGTATCTCACTGGACACCAGCGACCACACAGACGTGCATGTCCCTGTCCCTGAGCTCAACAATGTCATCTCCCTGGACTATGACAGTGTGGATGGAAAGGTCTATTACACAGATGTGTTCCTGGATGTCATCAG GCGAGCAGACCTGAATGGCAGCAACATGGAGACAGTGATTGGGCGTGGGCTGAAGACCACTGATGGGCTGGCAGTGGACTGGGTGGCCAGGAACTTGTATTGGACAGACACCGGTCGAAATACCATTGAGGCCTCAAGGCTGGATGGTTCCTGCCGCAAAGTGCTGATCAACAACAGCCTGGATGAGCCCCGGGCCATTGCCGTCTTCCCCCGGAAGGG GTACCTCTTCTGGACAGACTGGGGCCACATTGCCAAGATTGAACGGGCACACCTGGATGGCTCTGAGCGGAAGGTCCTCATCAACACAGACCTGGGTTGGCCTAATGGCCTTACCCTGGACTATGATACCCGCAG GATCTACTGGGTAGATGCACATCTGGACCGGATTGAGAGCGCTGACCTTAATGGGAAGCTGCGGCAGGTCCTGGTCAGCCATGTGTCCCACCCCTTTGCCCTCACACAG CAGGACAGATGGATCTACTGGACAGACTGGCAGACCAAGTCAATCCAGCGTGTTGACAAGTACTCAGGCCGCAGCAAGGAGACAGTGTTGGCAAATGTGGAAGGACTCATGGATATCATCGTGGTCTCCCCTCAACGGCAGACTG GGACCAATGCCTGTGGGGTGAACAATGGTGGCTGCACCCACCTCTGCTTTGCCAGAGCCTCAGACTTCGTGTGTGCCTGTCCTGATGAGCCTGATGGGCGGCCCTGCTCCCTTG TACCTGGCCTGGTGCCACCAGCCCCTAGAGCCACCAGCTTCAGTGAAAAGAGCCCTGTGCTACCCAACACAACGCCTTCCATCTTGCATTCTTCTACTGCCCGGACCCGCACATCTCTGGAGGAGGCTGAAGGAAG ATGCTCTGAAAGGGATGCCCAGCTGGGCCTCTGTGCGCATTCCAATGAGGCCATACCTGCTGTTCCAG GGGAAGGACTTCATATCAGCTACGCCATCGGTGGACTGCTCAGCATTCTGCTGATTTTGGTGGTGATCGCAGCTTTGATGCTGTACAG
- the LRP4 gene encoding low-density lipoprotein receptor-related protein 4 isoform X2 — translation MRRLWGALLLGALLCAHGLASSPECACGRSHFTCAVSALGECTCIPAQWQCDGDNDCGDHSDEDGCMLPTCSPLDFHCDNGKCIRRSWVCDGDNDCEDDSDEQDCPPRECEEDEFPCQNGYCIRSLWHCDGDNDCGDNSDEQCDMRKCSDKEFRCSDGSCIAEHWYCDGDTDCKDGSDEENCPSAVPAPPCNLEEFQCAYGRCILDIYHCDGDDDCGDWSDESDCSSHQPCRSGEFMCDSGLCLNMGWRCDGDADCDDQSDERNCTTSVCTAEQFRCRSGRCIRLSWRCDGEVDCADNSDEENCENTGSPQCASDQFLCWNGRCIGQRKLCNGVNDCGDNSDESPQQSCRPRTGEESCTVNNGGCAQKCQMVRGTVQCTCHTGYRLMEDGRTCHDVNECAEEGYCSQGCTNSEGAFQCWCEAGYELRPDRRSCKALGPEPVLLFANRIDIRQVLPHRSEYTLLLNNLENAIALDFHHRRELVFWSDVTLDRILRANLNGSNVEEVVSTGLESPGGLAVDWVHDKLYWTDSGTSRIEVANLDGAHRKVLLWQNLEKPRAIALHPMEGTIYWTDWGNTPRIEASSMDGSGRRIIADTHLFWPNGLTIDYAGRRMYWVDAKHHVIERANLDGSHRKAVISQGLPHPFAITVFEDSLYWTDWHTKSINSANKFTGKNQEIIRNKLHFPMDIHTLHPQRQPAGKNRCGENNGGCTHLCLPSGQNYTCACPTGFRKISSHACAQSLDKFLLFARRMDIRRISFDTEDLSDDVIPLADVRSAVALDWDSRDDHVYWTDVSTDTISRAKWDGTGQEVVVDTSLESPAGLAIDWVTNKLYWTDAGTDRIEVANTDGSMRTVLIWENLDRPRDIVVEPMGGYMYWTDWGASPKIERAGMDASGRQVIISSNLTWPNGLAIDYGSQRLYWADAGMKTIEFAGLDGSKRKVLIGSQLPHPFGLTLYGERIYWTDWQTKSIQSADRLTGLDRETLQENLENLMDIHVFHRRRPPVSTPCAVENGGCSHLCLRSPNPNGFSCTCPTGINLLPDGKTCSPGMNSFLIFARRIDIRMVSLDIPYFADVVVPINMTMKNTIAIGVDPQEGKVYWSDSTLHRISRASLDGSQHEDIITTGLQTTDGLAVDAIGRKVYWTDTGTNRIEVGNLDGSMRKVLVWQNLDSPRAIVLYHEMGFMYWTDWGENAKLERSGMDGSDRTVLINNNLGWPNGLTVDKTSSQLLWADAHTERIEAADLNGANRHTLVSPVQHPYGLTLLDSYIYWTDWQTRSIHRADKGTGSNVILVRSNLPGLMDIQAVDRAQPLGFNKCGSRNGGCSHLCLPRPSGFSCACPTGIQLKGDGKSCDPSPETYLLFSSRGSIRRISLDTSDHTDVHVPVPELNNVISLDYDSVDGKVYYTDVFLDVIRRADLNGSNMETVIGRGLKTTDGLAVDWVARNLYWTDTGRNTIEASRLDGSCRKVLINNSLDEPRAIAVFPRKGYLFWTDWGHIAKIERAHLDGSERKVLINTDLGWPNGLTLDYDTRRIYWVDAHLDRIESADLNGKLRQVLVSHVSHPFALTQQDRWIYWTDWQTKSIQRVDKYSGRSKETVLANVEGLMDIIVVSPQRQTGTNACGVNNGGCTHLCFARASDFVCACPDEPDGRPCSLVPGLVPPAPRATSFSEKSPVLPNTTPSILHSSTARTRTSLEEAEGRCSERDAQLGLCAHSNEAIPAVPGEGLHISYAIGGLLSILLILVVIAALMLYRHKKSKFTDPGMGNLTYSNPSYRTSTQEVKIEAVPKPAMYNQLCYKKEGGPDHNYTKEKIKIVEGICLLSGDDAEWDDLKQLRSSRGGLLRDHVCMKTDTVSIQASSGSLDDTETEQLLQEEQSECSSVHTAATPERRGSLPDTGWKHERKLSSESQV, via the exons gcctggccagcagcCCTGAATGTGCTTGTGGCCGGAGCCACTTCACGTGTGCCGTGAGTGCCCTTGGCGAGTGTACCTGCATCCCCGCCCAGTGGCAGTGCGACGGAGACAATGACTGTGGGGACCACAGCGATGAGGATGGATGTA TGCTGCCCACCTGCTCCCCTCTTGACTTTCACTGTGACAACGGCAAGTGCATCCGGCGCTCCTGGGTGTGCGACGGGGACAACGACTGTGAGGACGACTCGGACGAGCAGGACTGTC CCCCCCGCGAGTGTGAGGAGGACGAGTTCCCTTGCCAGAATGGCTACTGCATCCGGAGCCTGTGGCACTGCGATGGTGACAATGACTGTGGTGACAACAGCGATGAGCAGTGTG ACATGCGCAAGTGCTCCGACAAGGAGTTCCGCTGCAGCGATGGCAGCTGCATAGCTGAGCACTGGTACTGCGATGGGGACACAGACTGCAAAGATGGCTCCGACGAGGAGAACTGCC CCTCGGCAGTGCCAGCGCCCCCCTGTAACCTGGAGGAGTTCCAGTGCGCCTACGGCCGCTGTATCCTCGACATCTACCACTGTGATGGTGATGACGACTGTGGAGACTGGTCGGACGAGTCTGACTGCT cctcccaccagccctgccGCTCTGGGGAGTTCATGTGTGACAGTGGCCTGTGCCTCaacatgggctggcgctgtgatggtGACGCGGACTGCGACGACCAGTCTGATGAGCGCAACTGCA CCACCTCGGTGTGCACGGCAGAACAGTTCCGCTGTCGGTCAGGCCGCTGCATCCGCCTGTCGTGGCGCTGTGATGGGGAGGTCGACTGTGCAGACAACAGTGATGAAGAGAACTGTGAGAACACAG gAAGCCCCCAGTGTGCCTCGGACCAGTTCCTGTGTTGGAACGGGCGCTGCATTGGGCAGAGGAAGCTGTGCAACGGGGTCAATGACTGCGGTGACAACAGCGACGAAAGCCCACAGCAGAGCTGCC GGCCCCGGACTGGTGAGGAGAGCTGCACTGTTAACAACGGCGGCTGCGCCCAGAAGTGCCAGATGGTGCGGGGAACAGTGCAGTGTACCTGCCACACAGGCTACAGGCTCATGGAGGATGGGCGCACGTGCCACG ATGTGAATGAATGTGCCGAAGAGGGGTAttgcagccagggctgcaccaacaGTGAAGGggctttccagtgctggtgtgaaGCTGGCTATGAGCTACGGCCCGACCGGCGCAGCTGCAAGGCGCTGG GGCCGGAGCCTGTGCTACTGTTTGCCAATCGCATCGACATCCGGCAGGTGCTGCCGCACCGCTCCGAGTACACCCTGCTGCTCAACAACCTGGAGAATGCCATCGCCCTTGATTTCCATCACCGGCGTGAGCTCGTCTTCTGGTCGGATGTCACCCTGGACCGGATCCTCCGTGCCAACCTCAATGGCAGCAATGTGGAGGAGGTTGTGTCTACTGGGCTGGAGAGCCCAG GAGGCCTGGCTGTGGATTGGGTTCACGACAAACTCTACTGGACCGACTCGGGGACGTCACGGATCGAGGTGGCCAACCTGGATGGGGCCCACAGGAAGGTGCTGCTGTGGCAGAACCTCGAGAAGCCTCGGGCCATTGCCTTACACCCCATGGAGGG TACCATTTACTGGACAGACTGGGGCAACACGCCCCGCATTGAGGCTTCCAGCATGGACGGCTCTGGACGCCGCATCATCGCCGATACCCATCTCTTCTGGCCCAATGGCCTCACCATCGACTATGCCGGGCGCCGGATGTACTGGGTGGATGCCAAGCACCACGTCATCGAGAGGGCCAATCTGGATGGGAGTCACCGCAAGGCTGTCATCAGCCAAG GCCTCCCGCATCCCTTTGCCATCACGGTGTTTGAAGACAGCCTGTACTGGACAGACTGGCACACCAAGAGCATCAACAGTGCCAACAAATTTACTGGGAAGAACCAGGAAATCATTCGAAACAAACTCCACTTCCCCATGGACATTCACACCTTGCACCCCCAGCGCCAGCCTGCAG GGAAAAACCGCTGTGGGGAAAACAACGGAGGCTGCACTCACCTGTGTCTGCCCAGTGGCCAGAACTacacctgtgcctgccccactGGCTTCCGCAAGATCAGCAGCCACGCCTGTGCCCAGA GTCTTGACAAGTTCCTGCTTTTTGCCCGAAGGATGGACATCCGTCGGATCAGCTTTGACACAGAGGACCTGTCCGACGATGTCATCCCACTGGCTGACGTGCGCAGTGCTGTGGCCCTTGACTGGGACTCCCGGGATGACCACGTGTACTGGACAGATGTCAGCACTGACACCATCAGCAGGGCCAAGTGGGATGGAACAGGACAGGAG GTGGTAGTGGATACCAGTTTGGAGAGCCCTGCTGGCCTGGCCATTGATTGGGTCACCAACAAACTGTACTGGACAGACGCAG GTACAGACCGGATTGAAGTGGCCAACACAGATGGCAGCATGAGGACAGTACTCATCTGGGAGAACCTTGATCGTCCTAGGGACATTGTGGTGGAACCCATGGGCGG GTACATGTACTGGACTGACTGGGGTGCAAGCCCCAAGATTGAACGAGCTGGCATGGATGCCTCGGGCCGCCAGGTCATCATCTCTTCTAATCTGACTTGGCCTAATGGATTAGCCATTGACTATGGGTCTCAGCGGCTGTACTGGGCTGATGCCGGCATGAAGACCATTGAATTTGCTGGACTAGATGGCAGCAAGAGGAAG gtgctgatcggaagccagctCCCCCATCCATTTGGACTGACCCTCTATGGAGAGCGCATCTATTGGACAGACTGGCAGACCAAGAGTATACAAAGTGCTGACCGGCTGACAGGACTAGACAGGGAGACCCTGCAGGAGAACTTGGAGAACCTGATGGACATCCACGTTTTCCATCGCCGGCGGCCTCCAG TGTCTACACCGTGCGCTGTGGAGAACGGTGGCTGCAGCCACCTGTGTCTTCGGTCCCCAAATCCAAATGGCTTTAGCTGTACTTGTCCCACAGGCATCAACCTGCTTCCTGATGGCAAGACCTGTTCACCAG GCATGAACAGTTTCCTCATCTTCGCCAGGAGGATAGACATACGCATGGTCTCCCTGGACATCCCTTATTTTGCTGATGTGGTGGTACCCATCAACATGACCATGAAGAACACCATTGCCATTGGAGTGGACCCCCAGGAAG GAAAAGTGTACTGGTCTGACAGCACGCTGCACAGGATCAGCCGTGCCAGCCTGGATGGCTCACAGCACGAGGACATCATCACCACAG GGCTACAGACTACAGATGGGCTCGCGGTGGATGCCATTGGCCGGAAGGTGTATTGGACAGACACGGGAACAAACCGGATTGAAGTGGGCAACCTGGATGGGTCCATGCGGAAAGTGTTGGTGTGGCAGAACCTTGACAGTCCCCGGGCCATTGTACTATACCACGAGATGGG GTTCATGTACTGGACAGACTGGGGGGAGAATGCCAAGTTAGAGCGGTCTGGAATGGATGGCTCAGACCGCACCGTGCTCATCAACAACAACCTAGGATGGCCCAATGGACTGACAGTGGACAAGACCAGTTCCCAACTGCTGTGGGCAGACGCTCACACTGAG cgAATTGAGGCTGCTGACCTAAATGGTGCCAATCGGCACACACTGGTGTCACCAGTGCAGCACCCGTATGGCCTGACCCTGCTTGACTCCTACATCTACTGGACTGACTGGCAGACCCGTAGCATCCATCGTGCTGACAAGGGCACTGGCAGCAATGTCATCCTGGTGAGGTCCAACCTGCCAGGCCTCATGGACATCCAGGCTGTGGACCGGGCACAGCCACTGG GTTTTAACAAGTGCGGCTCGAGAAACGGCGGCTGCTCCCACCTCTGCTTGCCTCGGCCTTCGGGCTTCTCCTGCGCCTGCCCCACTGGCATCCAGCTGAAGGGAGATGGGAAGTCCTGTGACCCCTCTCCTGAGACTTACCTGCTCTTCTCCAGCCGTGGCTCCATCCGGCGTATCTCACTGGACACCAGCGACCACACAGACGTGCATGTCCCTGTCCCTGAGCTCAACAATGTCATCTCCCTGGACTATGACAGTGTGGATGGAAAGGTCTATTACACAGATGTGTTCCTGGATGTCATCAG GCGAGCAGACCTGAATGGCAGCAACATGGAGACAGTGATTGGGCGTGGGCTGAAGACCACTGATGGGCTGGCAGTGGACTGGGTGGCCAGGAACTTGTATTGGACAGACACCGGTCGAAATACCATTGAGGCCTCAAGGCTGGATGGTTCCTGCCGCAAAGTGCTGATCAACAACAGCCTGGATGAGCCCCGGGCCATTGCCGTCTTCCCCCGGAAGGG GTACCTCTTCTGGACAGACTGGGGCCACATTGCCAAGATTGAACGGGCACACCTGGATGGCTCTGAGCGGAAGGTCCTCATCAACACAGACCTGGGTTGGCCTAATGGCCTTACCCTGGACTATGATACCCGCAG GATCTACTGGGTAGATGCACATCTGGACCGGATTGAGAGCGCTGACCTTAATGGGAAGCTGCGGCAGGTCCTGGTCAGCCATGTGTCCCACCCCTTTGCCCTCACACAG CAGGACAGATGGATCTACTGGACAGACTGGCAGACCAAGTCAATCCAGCGTGTTGACAAGTACTCAGGCCGCAGCAAGGAGACAGTGTTGGCAAATGTGGAAGGACTCATGGATATCATCGTGGTCTCCCCTCAACGGCAGACTG GGACCAATGCCTGTGGGGTGAACAATGGTGGCTGCACCCACCTCTGCTTTGCCAGAGCCTCAGACTTCGTGTGTGCCTGTCCTGATGAGCCTGATGGGCGGCCCTGCTCCCTTG TACCTGGCCTGGTGCCACCAGCCCCTAGAGCCACCAGCTTCAGTGAAAAGAGCCCTGTGCTACCCAACACAACGCCTTCCATCTTGCATTCTTCTACTGCCCGGACCCGCACATCTCTGGAGGAGGCTGAAGGAAG ATGCTCTGAAAGGGATGCCCAGCTGGGCCTCTGTGCGCATTCCAATGAGGCCATACCTGCTGTTCCAG GGGAAGGACTTCATATCAGCTACGCCATCGGTGGACTGCTCAGCATTCTGCTGATTTTGGTGGTGATCGCAGCTTTGATGCTGTACAG